Genomic DNA from Nitrospirota bacterium:
GCAAGGATAAAACTCCTGGCAAACGATGTCTGCGACTGTATCGGCGGTCGCCGCATGCATCCTACCAGAACTGTTGTCGGAGGCTTTACCATGTTGCCGACGAAAAGTGAACTTGCCGTGCAGCAGGAAAGACTTATGGCCGTTGTCGATGACCTCATAAAAACTGCTGCACTTTTCAAAACATTCGTGCTGCCTGATTTTGTGCGTGAGACCGAGTTCGTGTCATTAAAAGGCGATACGGATTATCCTTTTATCGGAGGCGATCTTATCTCGACTGACGGCGTTCATAAGAGCGAACATGAGTACAAAAAGATGACTAATGAATATATCGTTGAGCAGTCTACCTCAAAATGGTCGAAGCTCTCGAGAAAGTCTTTTGCGGTAGGTGCACTTGCACGCCTCAATAATAACTTCCGGTTCCTTCATCCTACGGCTAAAGAAGTTTCGATCAGCTTCGGACTTGAACCAATAAACCACAATCCCTATATGAATAATGTCGCTCAGCTCGTCGAGTCTGTTCATGTTGTGGCTGAATCGATAACGTTAATCGATGAACTTCTTGATACTGACTTCTCAGAGCCACGGCAGCAGGTTGTGGCAAGGGCAGGCGTTGGCGTCGGCGCCGTTGAAGTCCCAAGAGGCATCCTGTACCACAGCTACGAGTTTGATGATACAGGCCATATCGTGAAATGCGACTGCGTCATCCCCACCAGTCAGAATCATGCGAACATCCAGCATGACCTTCATGAACTGGCTGCGCAGTATGCAAAGGAAGGCAGGAAGGACCGCGATATCGAACTTCTTGCCCAGATGCTGGTCAGGGCCTATGACCCCTGCATCTCCTGCTCGGTACACTGAAAAGGGCTATTCTTTTCCAGCCTGCTCGTCCTTTTCCCTTGCCTCTTTTCTCTGCTTTTCTCTTTGGGCGAGCAGTTTCTCTTTGGCTATTTTCCGCGCCTCTTCGTCCACCTTAAAGTCTCCTTCATCGAACATGACAAAGCGGAGCCACTTAAGGGAGAATTTGAGGAATTCAAGTTCGTCTTTCATCAGCTGGTCAATATATTCACGATCGAGCCCGTAGGCTTCGATGAACTTGCTGCTTAACACAAACTCCTTAAACAGGTCGAGGTTAGTGCTGACGATAAAAAACAGATCCAGAGATTTCTGGCTGAACTCAACAGGGCCAAGGGTCTTTGCCTTGAGAACGACCGCCATCCAGTCACTGTTCATCTCGTCGTACAGGTCTGATTCCTGGTCAGCACGCCACTCGTCGATCGTCCACTCAGTGGCCTCATTATGTCCGAGGCAATGCTCCTCTTTGATCTTGATAAAGAAGTTCTCGCCAGTCTTACTGTCATCTTTTTTCATGGTCCCCATGCCGATCGGATAATAGCGGCAGGTGAGCGGCCTGTCGCTATATACGGAACAGCCTTCGGGTGTAAGAAAAGGGCAGGACCTGGCTTCGTCCATATTCAGTCGTATC
This window encodes:
- a CDS encoding Ni/Fe hydrogenase subunit alpha, with the translated sequence MKLNCNVDVHHLTRVEGHGNIRIKIQDGRLEEARWEVVETPRFFEAFLVGKKWDNAPWICGRICGICSIGHTLASIRAVENAFGIVPTEQTRKLRLLLKHMETLQSHILHLYFLAAPDFANVGSVFPLIEAAPDIVARAARIKLLANDVCDCIGGRRMHPTRTVVGGFTMLPTKSELAVQQERLMAVVDDLIKTAALFKTFVLPDFVRETEFVSLKGDTDYPFIGGDLISTDGVHKSEHEYKKMTNEYIVEQSTSKWSKLSRKSFAVGALARLNNNFRFLHPTAKEVSISFGLEPINHNPYMNNVAQLVESVHVVAESITLIDELLDTDFSEPRQQVVARAGVGVGAVEVPRGILYHSYEFDDTGHIVKCDCVIPTSQNHANIQHDLHELAAQYAKEGRKDRDIELLAQMLVRAYDPCISCSVH
- a CDS encoding YkgJ family cysteine cluster protein, with protein sequence MSSRKTPKNTEASEIRKAVEAKVQKSVVVPELLTAKSKFRFKCYPGIACFTKCCSGIKIFLTPYDIFRLKTRLGLEYKDFLVQYTEPAAIEKSQLPVVSIRLNMDEARSCPFLTPEGCSVYSDRPLTCRYYPIGMGTMKKDDSKTGENFFIKIKEEHCLGHNEATEWTIDEWRADQESDLYDEMNSDWMAVVLKAKTLGPVEFSQKSLDLFFIVSTNLDLFKEFVLSSKFIEAYGLDREYIDQLMKDELEFLKFSLKWLRFVMFDEGDFKVDEEARKIAKEKLLAQREKQRKEAREKDEQAGKE